The Lynx canadensis isolate LIC74 chromosome D1, mLynCan4.pri.v2, whole genome shotgun sequence genome has a segment encoding these proteins:
- the FAM111B gene encoding protein FAM111B: MNSMKPEENQSSSATENGQSTKPEVSKDMAIKQTCPRRLAIHLLPDINECGGTNKLKSEVKHEASVEIQNPDWDTHKKCYFTFTLNENSRKSDRSMFKAHGKPHESIYSALRANDNFSERMENHLNKHILVFEEKTIEGYINLGMPLKCLPVGSHFKIKFSQRKGNQEGDQILRQCENPYVECVLFHIVAVGKRIKKILKMKELHERGTTLCIYALKGETIEEALSKDGRFRSDLDEFKWKIIEDHKIIHGKHSLVDDVSGKTLEMDIFKKNLARKGTHKKIKQENENTTEEICPWDLIQSEIREHEPEEDEETEDVEYNREKILPAQNLGHDIESKKQRTISRISKYYNNSFNRKYRRNNSQVRQRPHPGMEHVNQYIQRTATNLWLKNFQRLDKVIMDQYPNFKEETLWMRKYFQDEQKKTKLLPFQQFNIYKKYFGKVTENSTSVAICEDLIHLSKSVGFMKWDNNGNTGNATCFVFNHGYIFTCRHVIHLMVGEGTDPSLWPDIISKCAKVTFAYKKFCPMDVDWFSIEPWFEVSDGTLDYAILKLRKNVNGFPPGLFGQIPSQPSSGLIYLIGHPEGQVKKIDGCAVIPPNQRLERYPEHHQDGVVGPHAATYNAFSMFTQRSFLSEVWSTDTLSYDTCFSSGSSGSPVFNASGKLVAMHTIGHFYKRGDKVYALIEFGYSMESILCDVKQKNESLYKLLNEEKNENHDEDQNNKSFQDHQIEPMEH; this comes from the coding sequence gATATGGCCATCAAGCAGACCTGCCCTAGAAGACTTGCTATTCATCTTCTACCTGACATAAACGAGTGTGGCGGGACCAATAAGCTTAAAAGTGAAGTCAAGCATGAAGCATCTGTGGAAATCCAGAACCCAGACTGGGACACccataaaaaatgttattttacttttactttgaaTGAAAACTCGAGGAAATCTGACCGTAGTATGTTTAAAGCACATGGTAAACCCCATGAGAGTATCTACTCAGCTCTGAGAGCTAATGACAATTTCAGTGAAAGGATGGAGAATCATTTGAATAAGCACATtcttgtttttgaagaaaaaacaatagaAGGATATATAAATTTAGGAATGCCTCTCAAGTGCCTACCTGTAGGGTcccacttcaaaataaaatttagtcaAAGAAAGGGTAACCAGGAAGGTGATCAGATCTTGCGCCAGTGTGAAAATCCATACGTGGAGTGCGTTCTTTTTCACATTGTTGCTGTTGGGAAGAGGATAAAGAAGATTCTTAAGATGAAGGAACTTCATGAAAGAGGAACTACACTTTGTATCTATGCCCTAAAGGGTGAGACTATCGAAGAAGCTCTAAGCAAGGATGGCCGATTTCGGTCTGACCTGGatgaatttaaatggaaaataatagaagaTCATAAGATAATTCATGGAAAACATTCCCTGGTGGATGATGTGTCTGGAAAAACCTTagaaatggacatttttaagaaaaaccttGCCAGGAAAGGTACCCATAAGAAAATTAAACAGGAGAATGAAAATACCACTGAAGAAATCTGTCCCTGGGATCTGATACAGTCTGAGATCAGGGAACACGAAccagaggaagatgaggagactgaagatGTAGAATACAACAGAGAAAAAATTCTCCCAGCTCAGAATCTAGGGCATGATATTGAAAGTAAAAAACAACGGACAATTTCCAGAATTAGTAAGTATTACAATAATAGTTTCAacagaaaatacaggagaaacaACTCACAGGTTAGGCAAAGGCCCCATCCAGGTATGGAACATGTTAATCAATATATCCAAAGGACAGCAACTAACCTCTGGCTGAAGAATTTCCAAAGGTTGGACAAAGTGATAATGGATCAGTATCCGAATTTTAAGGAAGAGACTCTCTGGATGAGAAAGTATTTTCAGGATgaacagaagaaaaccaaactgCTACCATTTCAACAattcaacatttataaaaagtaCTTTGGAAAAGTGACTGAAAATTCTACTTCAGTTGCAATCTGTGAAGATCTTATTCATCTTAGTAAGTCAGTTGGGTTCATGAAATGGGACAATAATGGAAACACAGGCAACGCTACTTGCTTTGTCTTCAATCATGGTTATATTTTCACCTGTCGACATGTAATACATCTTATGGTGGGAGAAGGCACAGATCCAAGTTTGTGGCCAGATATAATAAGCAAATGTGCAAAGGTAACTTTTGCTTATAAAAAGTTCTGTCCTATGGATGTTGATTGGTTTTCCATTGAGCCGTGGTTTGAAGTGTCTGATGGAACTCTAGATTACGCCattttaaagttaagaaaaaacGTAAATGGATTTCCTCCAGGCCTGTTTGGACAGATTCCCTCTCAACCATCTAGtggtttgatttatttaattGGTCACCCAGAAGGCCAGGTCAAGAAAATAGATGGCTGTGCTGTGATTCCTCCAAATCAGCGGTTAGAGAGGTACCCAGAGCATCATCAAGATGGGGTGGTAGGTCCCCATGCTGCCACTTATAATGCTTTCTCTATGTTTACCCAACGAAGTTTCCTATCAGAGGTTTGGAGCACAGATACACTTAGCTATGATACTTGTTTTTCCAGCGGGTCCTCTGGCTCCCCAGTGTTTAATGCATCTGGCAAGTTGGTTGCTATGCATACCATTGGGCATTTTTATAAACGTGGAGATAAAGTATATGCCCTTATTGAATTTGGCTATTCTATGGAGTCAATTCTTTGTGATGTTAAACAGAAAAATGAgagtttatataaattattaaacgAAGAGAAAAACGAGAACCATGATGAAGACCAAAATAACAAGTCATTTCAAGATCATCAGATTGAACCCATGGAACATTAG